In a genomic window of Polypterus senegalus isolate Bchr_013 chromosome 13, ASM1683550v1, whole genome shotgun sequence:
- the LOC120542444 gene encoding hemoglobin subunit epsilon-like → MVRWTDTERKHISTVWSHVKQEQAGHEALTRLLVVYPWTQRYFKKFGNLGSASAIAGNAHVRNHGKTVLGAVDLAIHNLDHVADTYTKLSILHSDTLHVDPHNFRLLSNCLSIVLAKHFPGEFNASVQASWQKLLDVICSALSKKYH, encoded by the exons ATGGTGCGTTGGACCGACACTGAGCGCAAACACATCTCTACCGTctggagccacgtcaaacaggAGCAGGCCGGACATGAAGCTTTAACCAG GCTGCTGGTTGTCTATCCCTGGACCCAGAGGTACTTTAAAAAATTCGGGAACCTTGGTAGCGCCAGCGCTATTGCTGGAAACGCACACGTCCGCAATCATGGCAAAACCGTATTGGGGGCAGTGGACCTGGCCATCCATAACTTGGACCACGTCGCTGATACTTACACCAAACTGAGTATCCTGCACTCTGACACCCTTCACGTCGATCCCCATAACTTCAGG CTCCTGAGCAACTGCCTGTCCATCGTTCTGGCCAAGCACTTCCCTGGTGAATTTAATGCCAGCGTCCAGGCTTCTTGGCAGAAACTCCTCGATGTGATCTGCTCCGCCCTCAGCAAGAAGTACCACTGA